The nucleotide window TACTAAACCTGCGCCTATAACCACCCCCATGCGCCAGCCCATGGCAATAGTGAGCACCACCAATACGATAAGTACCGCTTCGGCGAGGTTAACCGCAAACGCATCTATAGACTCTTTAACTAAATCTGATTGCCATTGAAATTTGGTTACATTAATGCCTGCTGGAAATTCGGCGACTAACTCATCAATCTTGTCATTAAGTGCCTTACCGGTGTTGATGATATTGCTATCAACGTCATTAGCCAGTGAAATCGCCAATGCCGGCTGGCCGTTAAAACGCATTAACGTGAATGCAGGCTCTAAGTAACCAAGTCGTATATTGGCAATGTCACCAAGTCGAATCATCTCTGTATCGGTTACTTTTCCATAACCGCGATCTTCGCTTAAATCTCGCGCTACATTGACGCCAAGATCTAAGAATGAGCGCCTAATTAATACGTCACCGATATCTTGATAAGAATCAAACTCGCCTTTAACTTCAATACGCATACGACGTTCAGGTAAATTTACGGCACCAGCGTTAACGACAAAGTTTTGATTCGCCAAGGTGGCTAATATCGCTTCCTCTGTAATGCCTAATCCGGCAATTTGCGCCTCTGAAATATCGACATAGATAACTTTAGGCTGCACGCCCCAAAGCTCTGCTCGAGAAATTTCCCGCAATAAACCCAACTCTTTCTTTAATACATCTGCGTAGTCTTCAAGCTCTTCATAACTGTAGCCATCGCCCGTAATCGATAACACGAAACCATAGACAAAGCTAAAATCATCCATAATTTCTGAAGGTAGCGCATTTGCTGGTAACTGCCCTTTTACATCGCGGATCTTTTTGCGCATCTCATCCCATACTTGTGGCAAACGATCTGCCCAGTAGGTTTGTTTCATATCGACTTTGATAATAGACATGCCAGCTTTTGACAAAGAGTAAATGTTGTCGAGCTGGGGCATTTCTTGTAGCGCTTTTTCGATGATATTGGTGACTTCTTGCTCTACCTCGGTAGGACTGGCACCAGGATACAGTGTCATGATCACTGCAGTTTTCACGGTAAAATTTGGATCTTCTAGACGGCCTAGGTTGTGATACGCAAAGATACCGCCAATAAACAGCAGCATTGAAAAAAACATGGTGAGCTTTTTGCGCTCAATTGCAAATGCGGTGATATTCATAATAGTGCCTTAGTGAGTCTCAGTTGCATCCATGATTCTTACTTGTTGATTCTCACTAAGTGAATTAACCCCAGCGACAACGATCCAGTCACCTTGGTTAATACCTCTGGCTATTTTGATGCCAAAGTCAGTCGGTCTTAATACCTCAACCTGACGTTTTTCTAGAACGTTCTCGTTTACCACCCAAACATAGCTTTGTTTCATCTCGCCAGTTGAAAATAACGCAGTAGCCGGAATATCGATGCCGGTATAGACAGATTCTTCAGGCAACGTTGCTTTGATATAAGCCTTGCCAGCCATACCAGGTAAAACCTCAATGGCGTTGTTACCTTCTAACGTTAACGTTACTGGGTAGGTTCTGGTACTGCGGGATGCTTCCCGGCCAACTTCTTTTACTGTTGCAGCAAAACTTGCATCAGGATTTACATCAAACACCACGCGCGCTTCTTCGACCATACTGGCATAGCCAATCAAGCGTTCAGGAACTTCAAACTCAAACTCCATTGAGTCTCTATTTATCAGACGTAAAATGCCCTGCTTAGCAATAATTGTTTCAAACGCTTCCGCGTATGTCGCTACGACTTCGCCATCAAATGGAGCGAGTAATTGCGCGTATGAAAGTTGGTCCATGGCAAGCTGTAGTGAAGCTTCGGCGCTGTTTTTAGCGGCATAGGTGATGGCATCTTCAGCTTGGGCTCTATCCACCATTGACTGACTAATGACGCCTGGCTCTTTTTCTTGAATTTCTAATAAACGTTTGTAGTTTCGCGCAGCGTCTTGGTTTGCCGCTGTGGCTTCAGCTAACAATCCTTGTGCCACTCGCACGCTATTTTGGTAATCGGTGCCATCAAGGGTGGCCATAACATCGCCTTTTTTGACCATGTCGCCTGATTTAACGATAAGGGTTTCAACTTGGCCAGATACTCGAAAAGACAAGGTTGCTTCATCAACCGCTTTTGCTTTACCTGGGAATGCACGCTTTTCAAGACCACTTAACGCGCCGATTTGTACCGCTTTTACTTTTTTAATGACCTGTTTTTTTTCTACAGGCTGCTCACAGCCCACTAAAAACACTAGACCAATGATGCACAGCATACTGGGATGTAAATTCGTCGTTTTCACTGCTTAACCCTCAATCGTTGTGACTCACTGGATAAGTTTTTTGGATAGGGAGATTAGTTAACATTAGGCGTTAAAACTCTGTTCTTATTAACAAAAACGCTGAATGTCTTTAAGCTTAGTTCAATCGCACGGTTTTGCTACGAGATGACGGCTTAATAAAGTGTGTTTTTTAAGGGGGAGAGACGGCTCTGTCGGTGTTTAGCTAGCGATGAAAAGCTAATCATGAAAAACTGCCGATAAAAACCCAAGATAAAAAAGCAGTGTTGCTTGGTGTATAAAATATCAGCGAATGGCTAACGCGGATTGACGTTGATAGGTGCTGATGGCTTTGCCGACGCCCTGCGTTTTTTGTGGCGGTCTATCAATGCCAGTAAACGTTTGGCGGCACTGATGCTGATGGTATGTGGTTTTTGGCGTTCTTGACCTAGACGTTCTTGATATGAGGGTTCTTGACCTGGGTATTCTTCAATAGGTTGCGCAAAACCATTTGCCAATAATGCATCTACTGTCTGTAAGGCGTGTTCATCGTGATATTGACGAAAGTGCGCTCTGAGTACTAGGTTAGCCTCTATGTCTGTCGCATCAGACGCCATCTCATCTTGATTGCTAACACGGCTGATCGCGGCAATAGGTGCAGAGTTCACGGTCTGTTGACGAGATTCTGTAAGGCGATTAACGATTTGGTAAAGCGTCTCACAGGCAAGCGTATACTTTTTTTCTGTCACGGCGGTCAAAAACTTAGCTTTACGTAGACGGTAACCAAGCTGAGTGATGCGTTGATAACTGCTCTGTAACCAATGCAGGCGCAAATACAGCCAATACAAAACACTGAGCACGAACAGCGCTAACAGAAAACGCGTAACAAGCGTTATTAAATCGACGTCCATTAGGGATTGTTTAAGCGATTTAGTTTGCGGTTTATGACCGGCAACGACTTCTGATGATACAGACCAGCTTTGTGCTTCAATAACCTGTGTTTCAAGACGGTTGGTGGTTAGATTCCACCAATAAAATACTTGCTCAGGGATTGTATATTGGCCTTTTTCTTCAAAGATAAAATTGACTTGCTCAGTACGGTATCCAGTTAATATATTACGATTGTCTTCATCTTTTAACACTGGCTTATTACGGTACAATCCCACACCTGGTATCGATATTGTTTTGATTTTAGGTAACATCATTGCCGGCACGCCAGCGGCTTTAAACTGATAACGCTGAGTAACCGCTTCACCTATTTTATAGGCTTTGTCCTGCTCAAACTCACCACTTACCTGCAGCTCAAAATTCTCACTGACAACATACTCATCTATGCCGTTAAGCGCCTTTGGCAACATAACTTCAAATTCGATTGGCTTGGTCGTTACTTGACCTTTAACCACGCCTTGTTCGCTATTAACAGCAACATTGACGATAATAGGCGGTAGCTCATATATACCCGCTTGCATTGGATATAATGTGATCTCTCGGATTTGACTGGCATAGGTTTGGCCATTTTTTCGTACCGAACTGTTGGTAGCCTGCGAGTCTAGCGATAGCTTAACAATACCCGACATTTCAAAGTCTTCGATTGAATTACCGCCGGCAAACCATCTGTCCGTTTGATACTCAATCAATATCGTTACCGCTTGTTTAGCGATAATAGGTTGTTCATTTTTTAGTGTTGCGGTGACAAAAAGCTTTTCTTGCTGCAGCAATTCGTCGATGCTTGTAGCCATAGTTTGCCAGCAACATATACAAAGGCACAAACCAACAAG belongs to Thalassotalea sp. HSM 43 and includes:
- a CDS encoding efflux RND transporter periplasmic adaptor subunit — translated: MKTTNLHPSMLCIIGLVFLVGCEQPVEKKQVIKKVKAVQIGALSGLEKRAFPGKAKAVDEATLSFRVSGQVETLIVKSGDMVKKGDVMATLDGTDYQNSVRVAQGLLAEATAANQDAARNYKRLLEIQEKEPGVISQSMVDRAQAEDAITYAAKNSAEASLQLAMDQLSYAQLLAPFDGEVVATYAEAFETIIAKQGILRLINRDSMEFEFEVPERLIGYASMVEEARVVFDVNPDASFAATVKEVGREASRSTRTYPVTLTLEGNNAIEVLPGMAGKAYIKATLPEESVYTGIDIPATALFSTGEMKQSYVWVVNENVLEKRQVEVLRPTDFGIKIARGINQGDWIVVAGVNSLSENQQVRIMDATETH
- a CDS encoding BatD family protein; this translates as MATSIDELLQQEKLFVTATLKNEQPIIAKQAVTILIEYQTDRWFAGGNSIEDFEMSGIVKLSLDSQATNSSVRKNGQTYASQIREITLYPMQAGIYELPPIIVNVAVNSEQGVVKGQVTTKPIEFEVMLPKALNGIDEYVVSENFELQVSGEFEQDKAYKIGEAVTQRYQFKAAGVPAMMLPKIKTISIPGVGLYRNKPVLKDEDNRNILTGYRTEQVNFIFEEKGQYTIPEQVFYWWNLTTNRLETQVIEAQSWSVSSEVVAGHKPQTKSLKQSLMDVDLITLVTRFLLALFVLSVLYWLYLRLHWLQSSYQRITQLGYRLRKAKFLTAVTEKKYTLACETLYQIVNRLTESRQQTVNSAPIAAISRVSNQDEMASDATDIEANLVLRAHFRQYHDEHALQTVDALLANGFAQPIEEYPGQEPSYQERLGQERQKPHTISISAAKRLLALIDRHKKRRASAKPSAPINVNPR